In Paracoccus sp. N5, the DNA window GATGGACCAGGGCAAGCGCATGGCCGAGATCGCGCAGCAGCTGGTCATGGCGGCGGGGCTTCTGGGCCGATGAAACGCTTGCGCCTGGGTTATCTGCCGCTGATCGACGCCGCGCCGCTGGTCATGGCCCGCGAGCTGGGCTTCGCCGCCGAGGAAGGGCTGACGCTGGAGTTGCAGGCCTTCGGCGCCTGGGCGCAGATCCGCGACATGCTGGGCGCCGGGCTGGTCGATGCGGCGCATATGCTGGTGCCGATGCCGCTGGGCCAGGCGCTGGGGCTGGGTCCGGCGCTGCCGGCGATGGATCTGGTGATGTTCCTGTCGCATGGCGGCCAGGCCATCGCCGTCAACCGCGCGCTGGAAGCGCGGCTGCGCGACGCCGGCCATGATTTCGCCTTTCGCGACGCCGGCGCGGCGGGCCGCGCGCTGCGCGCCGTGGTGGCGGGCCGGCTGCGGGTCGGCGTCCCCTTCCCCTTCTCGACCCAGCTCGAGCTCACCAGCCTGTGGCTGAACGCCAGCGGCTTCGCCCCGAATGCGGTCGAGCTCGTCACCCTGCCGCCGCCGATGATGGCCGATGCCATGGCCTCGGGCGAGGTCGATGCCTTCTGCGTGGGCGAGCCCTGGGCCAGCGTCGCCGCCTTGCGCGGGGTCGCGGCGCTGCTGCTGCCCGGCACCGCGATCTGGCGCGCGCCGCCGGAAAAGGGCCTGGTCCTGCGCCGCGATTTCGCCGAGACCCGCCCCGACGAGACCGGCGCCCTGATGCGGGCGCTGTGGCGGGCCGGGCGCTGGCTGGACGCGCCCGAGCATCGCGGCACCGCCGCCGAGATCCTGTCGCGCGCCGAATATCTCGACCTGCCGCCGGTGCTGGCCGAGCGCGGGTTGACGGGCCGGCTGATGATCTCGGCCGCGGGCCATATGCGCGCGGCGCCGGATTTCGTCGCCTTCCACGCCGGCGCGGCCAGCTTCCCGTGGAAAAGCATCGCCGCGCTGATCGCCGGCCGCATCGCCCGCCGCCACGGCCTGCCCGAGACGCCCGCGATGCTGACGGCCATGCGGCATTTCCGCACCGATCTGTATCGCCAGCACCTGCGCCCGGCCGGCGCGGCGCTGCCCGGCGCCTCGGCCCGGATCGAGGGCGCGCTGGTCGAGGACCGCGTGGTGCCGGCGGAAAAGGGCCAGATGATTCTGCGCGCCGACGGCTTCTTCGACGGCTTCACCTTCGAACCGCCGCTGCCGTCCCGGAACTGACCGATTTGCAGGCACTCGCCGCCGCAGCCGCATGAAAATCATGCGCCGCAGCGCAGCGACCGCGAAATCCGGCCCGGACTCTACCGCCGCGCTTGCATCGTCGCGGCACTCCGGCAATTCCTTGGACATGGCCCGGCGCAATGGCGCGCCACCGGCCCGCTCGCAACGATGCGGCAACCTTTCCGAAAGCGATCCGCTGCGGTTTGCCGTCTGTCCCACGGGACAGCATCTCTGCCTGCGCCGCTTTCCGACAGCCACTGACCCCAGTTTCGCCATCGGAGCACCCATGTCCGCCATGCCCCCGACCCATCCCGATTCCGGCCGCGCGCTTTGCCTGTCGACCGCGGCCTTTACCGTCTGTTTCGCGGTCTGGACGATCTTTTCCATCATCGGCATCCAGATCAAGCAGCAGCTCGCGCTGACCGAGACCCAGTTCGGCCTCTTGGTCGGCATCCCGATCCTCAGCGGCTCGCTGGTGCGGGTCGCGCTTGGCGTCGCCACCGACCGCATCGGCGGCCGCGCGGTCTATACGCTGACCATGCTGGCCGCCGCCGCCGCGACCTGGCTGCTCGGCTGGGCCGACAGCTATCCGCAGATGCTGCTGGCGGCGCTTGGCGTCGGCCTGGCCGGCGGCAGCTTCGCCGTCGGCGTGGCCTATGTCTCGCGCTTCTACGCGGCCGATCGGCAGGGCACCGCGCTGGGGATCTTCGGCGTGGGCAATGTCGGCGCCGCCGTGACCAAGTTCGCGGCCCCCTTCGTCATGCTGGCCTGGGGCTGGCAGGCGACGGCGCAGATCTGGGCCGCGGCGCTGGCGCTGACCGCGATCCTGTTCTGGGTCTTTTCCAGGGACGACCCGCTGACCGCGGCCCGGCGCCAGGGCAGCCTGCCCCTGCGCAGCCTGCGCGCCGAGTTCGCGCCGCTGAAGAGCCTGCAGGTCTGGCGCTTCGCGGCCTATTACTTCTTCAGCTTCGGCGCCTTCGTCGCGCTGGCGCTGTGGCTGCCGCATTACCTGATCGGCGTCTATGGCTTCGACATCCGCACCGCCGGCATGGTCGGCGCGGCCTATTCCATCCCGGCCTCGGTGTTTCGCGCTTATGGCGGGCACCTGTCGGACCGGATCGGGGCGCGGCGGGTGATGTATGCGACCTTCGCCGTCTCGCTGGCCGCGACCGCGATCCTGACGCTGCTGCCCGGCCTGACGGTCGCCGGCTTCCTGGTCACGATCTTCACGCTGGGCTTCTTCATGAGCCTGGGCAAGGCCGCCGTCTACAAGCACATCCCCAGCTATTACCCCGGCAATGTCGGCGCCGTCGGCGGGCTCGTCGGCATGATCGGCGGCTTGGGCGGCTTTGCCCTGCCGCTGCTCTTCGGCTGGCTCAAGGACCAGACCGGGCTGTGGTCCAGCTGCTTTGCCGTGCTGTTCCTGCTGGTCGCGGCCTGCCTTCTGTGGATGCACGCCTCGATCCGCCGCCTGCAACCCGCCCTGCAAACCGCCTGAGGTCCGCCATGAAGAAGAAACTCGTCATCATCGGTGCCGGCATGGCCTCGGGCCGGATGCTGGAACAGCTTTTCGACGCCGCGCCCGATGCCTGGGACGTGACCCTGTTCAACGCCGAGCCGCGCGGCAATTACAACCGGCTGATGCTGTCGCCGGTGCTGTCGGGCGAAAAGACCTATGAACAGATCGTCACCCACGATGCCGACTGGTATGCCGCGCATGGCGTCACCTGCCGCTTCGGCGAGCCGGTGGTCCGCATCGACCGCGCGGGGCGCGTGGTGCATTCCAACCGCTCCAGCGCCGAATATGACGCGCTGGTCATCGCCACCGGCTCGGCGCCCTTCATCATCCCGGTGCCCGGCAAGGACCTGCCCGGCGTCGTCGCCTATCGCGACCTCGAGGACACGCAGGCGATGATGGCGACCGAAGGCAAGGACGCCGTGGTGATCGGCGGCGGCCTTCTG includes these proteins:
- a CDS encoding CmpA/NrtA family ABC transporter substrate-binding protein, which produces MKRLRLGYLPLIDAAPLVMARELGFAAEEGLTLELQAFGAWAQIRDMLGAGLVDAAHMLVPMPLGQALGLGPALPAMDLVMFLSHGGQAIAVNRALEARLRDAGHDFAFRDAGAAGRALRAVVAGRLRVGVPFPFSTQLELTSLWLNASGFAPNAVELVTLPPPMMADAMASGEVDAFCVGEPWASVAALRGVAALLLPGTAIWRAPPEKGLVLRRDFAETRPDETGALMRALWRAGRWLDAPEHRGTAAEILSRAEYLDLPPVLAERGLTGRLMISAAGHMRAAPDFVAFHAGAASFPWKSIAALIAGRIARRHGLPETPAMLTAMRHFRTDLYRQHLRPAGAALPGASARIEGALVEDRVVPAEKGQMILRADGFFDGFTFEPPLPSRN
- a CDS encoding nitrate/nitrite transporter, which encodes MSAMPPTHPDSGRALCLSTAAFTVCFAVWTIFSIIGIQIKQQLALTETQFGLLVGIPILSGSLVRVALGVATDRIGGRAVYTLTMLAAAAATWLLGWADSYPQMLLAALGVGLAGGSFAVGVAYVSRFYAADRQGTALGIFGVGNVGAAVTKFAAPFVMLAWGWQATAQIWAAALALTAILFWVFSRDDPLTAARRQGSLPLRSLRAEFAPLKSLQVWRFAAYYFFSFGAFVALALWLPHYLIGVYGFDIRTAGMVGAAYSIPASVFRAYGGHLSDRIGARRVMYATFAVSLAATAILTLLPGLTVAGFLVTIFTLGFFMSLGKAAVYKHIPSYYPGNVGAVGGLVGMIGGLGGFALPLLFGWLKDQTGLWSSCFAVLFLLVAACLLWMHASIRRLQPALQTA